Within the Chitinophagales bacterium genome, the region AAATGAATGAAATTATAAAACAGTAAACAGACAAATTAGTATGCTCCTAAAAGTGAAAATACTTTAGGAAAACTAAAATTGAGCATACATTAATTTGTCCTCGTCTGTTTTATAACATTTTAGTGTTTTTGATTACAGTCTTGATCTTTTGTTACTTTTGTATCAAGACAAAAGTAAAAGAATACAAACTGTAATTCAAATTATACCGATTATGAATATATAATAGTCCAATATCGGCTACGCCTTATTGTACTAAATATATTGCTATATCGGCATTTACCATTGTAAAATACAAAATAGTTTAGACTATTTTGTATTGACAATTGGTATTACTTAAACGTTCCAAGATGCTATCTTAAAATATAAATCATTGATATAATAACGGATAGTCAGGAATAATTGAATATTTAGAAGGAAAACTACCTTATCAATTTAATTTTTTGTACTACATCAAATTTTTGTCCGTCTTTTCCGCTGGCTCGCAGTTTTAGTAGGTAAATTCCACTTTCTATTTCTTTGTTTTTAAAAGTTCCATTCCAGCTTTCGTTGGTATTTGTTCCTTTAAATAATAATTCGCCCCAGCGACTGAATATTTCAAAATTTACAGTTCTTAAATCTTTGCCATAAATTTTAAAAAGGTCGTTTTGTCCATCATTGTTTGGCGTAAAAGCGTTCGGAATATTTAAAGTAGAAAAGTAATTAACTAAAACATTAATGGTATCAATAGTTGTGCAACCGGAGTTTTCGTCTGTTATTTCAATATAAAAACTTGTAGGGTCAGATGCTGTTAACTCATTATTAGAACAAGGATTATAACATGTGTCATTATTTATATTATTCCAAATAGTGTAGGAGTAATTGTTGTTTCCAATAATGCTAAAAGGGAATATTTCGCCAGAATTTATGGTTACATTGTTGGGTGTTACAGTAAAATTTGATCGTTGTATTTTGTATAATCTTGCTACTGTTGAATCACAAGCATATTCACTTTGATTTTCTACAGTTATTTCAATTATCGTATCTTTTGTTATCCAATTTCCAAATTGTAAAATAGAATCACACCTTATAATGGTATCTCTACCGTATTTTGGATTAGTAACTGAAAAAGTTATTGTTGAGTCTTTATCTGCTAAACATGAGTTCGGTTTTGATACGGTGTAGGTAATACTATATGTTCCTAATTTACCAATAGTGTTAAATTGATTGCCATTTTCTACATCTCCACTCCACGTTCCATTTTGAGTAGCTACATTGCTTAAAAAACCGTTTAAATTTAAGATGCCATAGTCGTTGCAAAGTTCAGAGGGGAGAGACCAATAGGGTTTTAGTGTATTAACAGGAGCATTGCAACCAGTATTATAGTAAGTAGGAGTTCCCAAGGTGTCAAAATCTACAGCACCACCATCGCCACCTATTAAATTTGTAGGAAGATAAGTAACGGTTTGAGATTGAGAGCAGTTTCCGCTATAACTAACGGTTAAACTTCGTGGTGTGTTTGCCAAATTGCTAAAGTGTCCGGATGTATTTCCTGCACATTGATACATTATATAAATAGTGTCGTCTAATCCTTCAAAAGAATTTGCTGTAATTAGCATATCTGTAGAACTGACTATGATTACTTTTTCATTAGCGGGTATTATTCCTGCCGGTGGTTCTAATAAAAAGCCACAACTGTTTTGAATGGTATTATTTAACTGAGCAGTTAAATTAGCATCGGCACACCAAGATAAAAATGAGTTGTTGGGCCAGTCAAAATCCAACTGGTTGATACTAATATCTGTATAAGTTTTAAGCGTAACCATTTCATTAGCACCTTCGGGGTCGCCACAAGCATCGGCTAAAATAGTTTCTATGCTAAAGCATTGTGCAAAAGCTACTTTAACACATAAAAATGAACTTAAAATAAGGAAATAGAATAATTTCATTAGATAATATAACGAACCACAAAGTTATAAAATATCTAAATGTCTATTTTTTATAAGTTTAATTGTCTTTTAAAATTTAGGACAATTAACAAATTCTCTATATCTACTTTTTTGTGTGCGAATAGTGTAAATAACATACAACTCGGGTCCTCCCATAAAAGTGGCTGCATTTCTAAGGTCAGAAACAGTTATATCATAAGCAAAACCTACGTCTAATGCTTCGTATTCAAACCGAGCACCTAAAATAAATGCATCACTTCCAAAAGATTTTTGTTCGTAAGCCGATAATCTATATTGCCCACCTACATAAAAAGCGGTATAGCTTCTTGTATTTAACAAAAACTGTACGTAAGAACCAAAAACTAATTCAGTATGAGGCCCTTGTTTTTGGAATAGTAATGTGGGCATTATAGAAACAATATCTCCTTTAAGCTGCAATTTACCACTGGCGTGAGCTGTAAATTTTCTAAATAATCTATCGTCTCCATTGCCATTAAAACTAACATTAGGTTGAGCTAAATGAGTAGCTGCAAAACCAACATTTAAGGCATGTTTATTGTCAAAATTGGCAAAATAATTTAATCCTGCTCCTACATCAAATATTATTTTACTATTATAAGCACCAAAATCTATGGGGTCAGTATTGCTATTAATTTCAAACAGGTTTCCAAAAATCAAATTTTGCAGATTAATTTGTTTAGAATAATAACTACCTAAAATACCGAGACTTAAAAAGTGTTTTTTTCTATTATTTCCCAGTTTTTGGGTGTAGGAGATAGGTAAACTTATTCCCATATTTTTAAATTCTCCGGTACTTTCCGTATCATAATAAAAACCAAGACCTGTACCAATAAAATTTCCGTTCAATTTGTTTCGCCATAAATTGGCATCAACAGAAACGGCATAAGTGGTAAAGGTGGCTTGCTGAAACCATTGGTTTCTATAATTGGCGGCAAACCTTACATTGTCGTCAAATAAACCACTTAAAGCAGGATTGAGATTAACTGGCGAACCCCAATACTGCGAGAAATGAAAATCTTGAGCATTAACATTACTCACTAAAATAAAACCAAAAACTAAGTATGCAATTAACTTTTTCATATTATCTCACCAATTTAATTTTTTGAACAATTTCATATTTCTGTCCGTCAGCACCTGCGGCTCTAATAACGGCCATATATATTCCTGACTCAACAGGCAATCCGTTAAATACGCCATCCCAACCTTCGGTTAAGATATTGGTTATAAACATTCTACCTCCCCAACGGTCAAATATCTCTAATTGATATTCTACAATATCTTCGCCATAACATCTGTAAATATCATTTTCCCCATCACCATTAGGAGTAAAGATATTAGGTACGTTAAATGCTGAATTATAGATTAGATTTACTATCATGGTATCAGATACAATACAACCGGTAGTGTCATCTGTAATAGTAAAGTAATAGTACGTTCTAATTTCTGTAGGAGATACTTCAAATTCTGCACAATCACTTTCGCAAGCTGTACCATCGCTGGCTATCCATCCAAAACTTAAATGACCATTATCATTGTCTATATAATATGGCACATCAGTACCTGAATTAACAGAAACTTCATCAGGAATTACGCCAAAGTTAATATCGTAAAGTAATACCGTTTGTGTGTGTGTAGAATCACAACCATTACTTAAAATTGTAGAACTAACATTTTCTCCAACATTTGATGCAAAACAAGTATAAATTGTATCTGTAGTAGAAACACTATAGTTAATTGTTAAATTTAAAGTAATAGTAGAATCACAACCATTAGTACCCAATATAGTATGAGTGGCAGTATTATTACTTGAAGTGTATGTATTACCATTTATCCAAGTATAAGAATCACAGGCTGTTATTGTATCTATTGAACTTGTACTATTATTTATGGTTAAATCAAGCGTTATTATAGAATCGCAACCTATACTGTTTGGTACAATATGAGTGGCAGTATTATTACTTGAAGTATAAGTATTTCCGTCAATCCATGTATAAGAATCACAGGCAGTAATTTCATCTGTAAATGTAGAACTATTGTTTATAGTTAAGTTAACAGTATGCGTAGAATCACAACCGTAAATAGTTGTATCATTTATAGTGATAGCTTGAGAACTAAAGTACCAAGTTCCATTAATATTAGCAGAATCACATTCAGTAATATTTTCGCTTGTAGCGGTAGAATTATTGATAGTTACATCTACATAATGCGTAGAATCGCAACCGTGAATAGTGGTATCGCTAAACGTTAAAGATTGTGTATTGAAATACCAGTTACCATTAACATTAGCAGAATCACAAGCTACAACAGTATCAAAAGTTTCCGTAGAATAATTAATAGTTACATCAACATAATGAGTAGAATCGCAACCGTGAATAGTGGTATCGTTTATAGTAACAGGTTGAGAAGTAAAATACCAATTTCCATTAACCATAGCGGAATCGCAAGCTACAATAGTATCAAAAGTTTCAGTAGAATAATTAATAGTTACATCAACATAATGTGTAGAATCACAACCGTGAATAGTGGTATCGTTAATAGTAACAGGTTGAGAAGTAAAATACCAAGTTCCATTAACATTAGCAGAATCACAAGCTACAATAGTATCGTAAGTTTCCGTAGAATAATTAATAGTTACATCAACATAATGCGTAGAATCACAGCCATTAACCGTAGTATCACTAAACGTTAAAGATTGCGTATTGAAATACCAGTTGCCGTTAACCATAGCGGAATCGCAAGCTATAACAGTATCAAAAGTTTCGGTAGAATAATTAATAGTTACATTGTACGTAATTATACTATCACAACCGTTAGCTGCTTGTCCAATTAAAGTATCATTGAAAGAAGTATTAGCGAAATACCAATTTGATACAAGTTGTATAGAATCACAAGTGGTGGTATCAATAGTATTAAATGCCGTAGGTATAAGTTGAGTGTAAACGGTATGTAATGAATCGCAGCCATATTGATTTAAGTATGGAGTTGTTACATATCCAGTATCACTCGGGTTACAAGATGTAATAGTTTCAAATGTAGAATCAACTGGATTAACATAAATAGTCATGGTGTCAAAACTTGAACAACCGGCACTACTTATTAACTCTAAAGTATATTGTGTAGTAGCAGTAGGGAAGAAGTTAGGACTTTGAGCATTAGGATTATCCAAAGAATTTGCTGGCGACCAATTATAAGTAACTCCGGATAAAGGAGCAGTTATTGAAATGGTATCGCCATAGCAAATAGTGTCATCTTCTAAAGCAATGTAATCTAATTTTTTCACTCTTACGCGGTGTTCATTATAGGCTCCACCTGTAGCAGCGGTAACGCCCCAATAAACTGTTGGATTACCACCAAAGATATTATTTACAATATCTCCGGTATAAGATATTCTTAAATCACCATCAAAATAAACTTCAAAAACCATAGTAGTAGGATTCCAAGTTATTTCTACATCATGATAAGCACAATCTTCAATATTAGCAGATGTTGCTGTTGCCGTTACTGGTCCAGATAAGTTATCAGCTGTAGCGTGATTTAAATTTCCGTTTTGTTGTATGGCAATATGGTCATCTGCTAAATCGGAAGAAGCGGTATTTTCATAAGTATCAAATTCAACGCCCAAAGAAGGTACAATGCCTCCATATCCCATACCTCCGCCACTTACACCTATATTAGTATTATTTTGTTGCAGTACAAATACTAAGCCGTCCGCTCCGGCATCATCACACCCAAAGAACAATTCAAAACTTAAATCAAATTCTTGTGTTAAGTCAATAGCATTAGTAAACCAAATAGAACCGTAATCTGAAAATTGATTTT harbors:
- a CDS encoding gliding motility-associated C-terminal domain-containing protein, producing the protein MKLFYFLILSSFLCVKVAFAQCFSIETILADACGDPEGANEMVTLKTYTDISINQLDFDWPNNSFLSWCADANLTAQLNNTIQNSCGFLLEPPAGIIPANEKVIIVSSTDMLITANSFEGLDDTIYIMYQCAGNTSGHFSNLANTPRSLTVSYSGNCSQSQTVTYLPTNLIGGDGGAVDFDTLGTPTYYNTGCNAPVNTLKPYWSLPSELCNDYGILNLNGFLSNVATQNGTWSGDVENGNQFNTIGKLGTYSITYTVSKPNSCLADKDSTITFSVTNPKYGRDTIIRCDSILQFGNWITKDTIIEITVENQSEYACDSTVARLYKIQRSNFTVTPNNVTINSGEIFPFSIIGNNNYSYTIWNNINNDTCYNPCSNNELTASDPTSFYIEITDENSGCTTIDTINVLVNYFSTLNIPNAFTPNNDGQNDLFKIYGKDLRTVNFEIFSRWGELLFKGTNTNESWNGTFKNKEIESGIYLLKLRASGKDGQKFDVVQKIKLIR
- a CDS encoding PorP/SprF family type IX secretion system membrane protein, with translation MKKLIAYLVFGFILVSNVNAQDFHFSQYWGSPVNLNPALSGLFDDNVRFAANYRNQWFQQATFTTYAVSVDANLWRNKLNGNFIGTGLGFYYDTESTGEFKNMGISLPISYTQKLGNNRKKHFLSLGILGSYYSKQINLQNLIFGNLFEINSNTDPIDFGAYNSKIIFDVGAGLNYFANFDNKHALNVGFAATHLAQPNVSFNGNGDDRLFRKFTAHASGKLQLKGDIVSIMPTLLFQKQGPHTELVFGSYVQFLLNTRSYTAFYVGGQYRLSAYEQKSFGSDAFILGARFEYEALDVGFAYDITVSDLRNAATFMGGPELYVIYTIRTQKSRYREFVNCPKF